The Flavobacterium psychrophilum genome includes a region encoding these proteins:
- a CDS encoding RND transporter, which yields MSMKHLIIHRSLCAIALLLLLSCGDKAKRRKASIKTVPVYTVIQKDTLVSNRFVADIQAKNNVEIHARVAGLLEKVFVREGQKVKKGQPLFKIGDAELQIQLLKADAVYKNMVADQHIAAVELEQAQTLFDKKVIADKEVELAKARHDAASAKLAHAMAEKKAISQQIGFTNITAPFDGTVDRLPYKEGSLVANGALLTNISQLDDVYAYFSIPENIYFQMIKEKSLGGQPDIRLILPGGMEYPEKGELRTADGDIDRQTGSIQYKAKFHNPDGFIKHGTSGKLTISDPRKEVVLIPQKAVFSIQDKQFVFLLSKDNTVTMTNIVLGGTLDGLYIVSKGLKRNDVIVMEGTQSLKDGDKVNIKNSNDRT from the coding sequence ATATCCATGAAACATCTTATAATTCACCGATCACTCTGTGCAATAGCCCTTTTGTTGCTACTCTCCTGCGGCGATAAAGCTAAAAGAAGAAAAGCAAGTATAAAAACCGTACCTGTATACACGGTCATTCAGAAAGACACCCTGGTCTCCAACCGCTTCGTGGCAGACATACAGGCGAAGAATAATGTCGAGATACATGCGCGTGTTGCAGGTTTACTGGAAAAAGTATTTGTCCGTGAAGGGCAAAAAGTCAAAAAAGGCCAGCCACTTTTTAAAATTGGTGATGCCGAACTCCAGATCCAGTTGCTTAAAGCCGATGCCGTTTACAAGAACATGGTGGCCGACCAGCACATTGCTGCCGTGGAACTCGAACAGGCACAAACGCTTTTTGATAAAAAAGTAATTGCCGATAAAGAGGTGGAACTTGCAAAAGCCCGCCACGATGCGGCGAGTGCAAAGCTTGCCCACGCCATGGCCGAGAAGAAAGCCATAAGCCAGCAAATAGGCTTTACCAACATTACCGCACCGTTCGACGGGACGGTAGACCGCCTGCCCTATAAAGAAGGCAGCCTTGTTGCTAATGGTGCATTGCTCACCAACATTTCACAGCTAGATGACGTATATGCCTATTTCTCCATTCCTGAGAATATCTATTTCCAGATGATCAAGGAAAAGAGCCTTGGCGGCCAGCCTGACATCCGGCTCATATTGCCCGGTGGGATGGAATACCCCGAGAAAGGCGAACTCAGGACTGCCGATGGCGATATCGACCGCCAAACGGGCTCAATACAATACAAGGCTAAATTTCATAACCCTGATGGGTTCATCAAACACGGCACTTCCGGCAAGCTGACGATCTCAGACCCCAGGAAGGAAGTAGTGCTGATACCCCAAAAGGCTGTTTTCTCCATACAGGACAAACAATTTGTTTTCCTTCTTTCTAAAGATAATACCGTTACAATGACCAATATCGTTTTGGGTGGCACCCTCGACGGGCTTTACATCGTATCAAAAGGGCTTAAACGCAATGATGTGATTGTTATGGAAGGCACACAGTCCCTTAAGGATGGTGATAAGGTAAACATCAAGAACAGCAACGACCGTACATAA
- a CDS encoding multidrug transporter AcrB — MIALFIKRKILSLVISVMLVLLGVMALTGMPITQFPDIVPPSVTVTAKYTGANAEVSANAVALPLERAINGVPGMTYMSTVTSNDGLTLIQVFFEVGVDPDLAAVNVQNRVTTILDELPEEVIRAGVTTEKEVNSMLMYLNVTSDDKVQDEQFIFNFTDINILQELKRIDGVGRAEIMGQKEYSMRVWLDPQKMLSYTVSANEVIAALQKQNISAAPGKVGEGSGQVTNELQYVIKYGGKFFEPEQYEQIPVRANADGTVLKLKDIAHIEFGAMSYGMVSKTDGKPSASIMIKQRPGSNASDVIASIKAKMVELKKTSFPPGMQYNIAYDVSRFLDASIDEVLHTLIEAFILVAFVVFIFLQDWRSTLIPVLAVPVALIGSFTFMSMLGFSINLLTLFALVLSIGIVVDNAIVVVEAVHVKISEEHLSPMEATISAMKEITGAVIAITIVMAAVFIPVAFLSGPVGVFYRQFSLTLAISIVISGINALTLTPALCAILLKPHNPDKKKTSLLERFFAGFNNWFERITSKYVSVLSRFAGRKIVTMGLLVLFCLLTWGTASVLPSGFIPSEDQGMVYISVTTPQGATVERTEKVLDEVTAIAQRLEGVDNVTTLAGYSIVTEIAGASYGMGMVNLKDWSERSISVPEFIALLSEKTNGISDAQIEVFAPPTVPGFGNTSGFEMRLLDKSGGSIANTDEVTKNFIRELNASPEVQKSFTSFDATFPQYLIHIDYDMAAKKGVSVENAMSTLQTMLGSFYATNFIRFSQMYKVMVQASPQFRRDPESIMDMYLKNDTGEMVPFSTFIRLERVYGPEVLTRYNMYMSAMINGESAEGYSSGDAIAAVERIASEKLPRGFEVEWSGMTREEILSGNQTIYIFGVCILFVYLLLAAQYESLLLPFPVLLCLPVGIFGSYLALLAVGLDNNIYAQVALVMLIGLLAKNAILIVEFAIARNKEGFAVIESAIEGARLRFRPILMTSFAFIAGLIPLCIASGAGAVGNRSIGTAAAGGMFIGTLFGLIIIPGLYIVFAKMQNAMNK, encoded by the coding sequence ATGATAGCATTATTTATCAAAAGAAAAATATTGTCTTTGGTCATCTCGGTAATGCTCGTGCTCCTTGGGGTTATGGCGCTTACCGGAATGCCGATTACACAGTTCCCTGATATCGTACCCCCGTCGGTAACGGTAACTGCAAAATACACAGGGGCTAATGCCGAAGTATCGGCAAATGCAGTGGCGCTCCCGCTCGAAAGGGCTATTAACGGGGTCCCTGGCATGACCTATATGTCTACCGTTACCTCTAACGATGGGTTAACCTTAATTCAGGTATTCTTCGAAGTGGGCGTGGATCCCGACCTTGCCGCCGTAAACGTGCAGAACCGCGTGACCACGATTTTGGATGAACTGCCTGAGGAGGTGATCCGTGCCGGTGTGACCACCGAAAAAGAGGTAAACAGCATGCTGATGTACCTTAATGTGACCAGCGACGATAAGGTTCAGGACGAACAATTTATCTTCAATTTTACCGATATCAACATCCTTCAGGAGCTTAAGCGTATTGACGGTGTGGGCCGCGCCGAGATCATGGGGCAGAAAGAATATTCGATGCGCGTATGGCTCGATCCGCAAAAAATGCTGTCCTATACGGTTTCGGCAAATGAGGTCATTGCCGCGCTTCAAAAACAGAACATATCCGCCGCACCGGGTAAAGTAGGTGAAGGATCCGGCCAGGTAACTAATGAACTGCAATATGTGATAAAATACGGAGGGAAGTTTTTTGAACCGGAACAATATGAGCAGATACCGGTACGGGCCAATGCCGACGGTACGGTACTAAAGCTTAAAGACATTGCCCACATCGAGTTTGGCGCCATGAGTTACGGAATGGTGTCCAAGACCGATGGCAAACCCTCCGCTTCGATAATGATCAAACAGCGTCCCGGCTCCAACGCCTCCGATGTGATCGCAAGCATTAAGGCAAAGATGGTCGAACTAAAGAAAACATCCTTCCCGCCGGGAATGCAATACAATATTGCGTACGATGTATCCCGCTTCCTTGATGCTTCAATAGATGAAGTTCTCCATACACTGATAGAGGCTTTTATATTAGTGGCCTTTGTGGTTTTTATTTTCCTTCAGGACTGGCGCTCTACCCTAATCCCTGTGCTTGCCGTGCCTGTGGCTCTTATTGGTTCGTTTACCTTTATGTCGATGCTGGGCTTTTCCATCAACCTGCTTACCCTGTTCGCACTGGTGCTATCCATAGGTATAGTAGTAGATAATGCCATCGTGGTGGTAGAAGCGGTCCATGTAAAAATATCGGAAGAACACCTGTCCCCCATGGAAGCCACCATCAGCGCCATGAAAGAAATTACCGGGGCGGTAATAGCCATTACAATCGTTATGGCTGCGGTATTTATCCCGGTAGCCTTCCTGAGCGGTCCGGTCGGGGTATTCTACAGGCAGTTCTCTTTAACATTAGCCATCAGTATCGTGATTTCAGGGATCAACGCCCTGACGCTGACCCCCGCACTATGTGCCATACTGCTAAAGCCGCACAACCCTGATAAAAAGAAAACATCGCTGTTGGAGCGTTTCTTTGCCGGTTTTAATAACTGGTTTGAGCGTATCACCTCAAAATATGTAAGTGTCCTTTCTAGGTTTGCCGGAAGGAAAATTGTAACCATGGGGCTTTTGGTACTCTTTTGCTTGCTTACCTGGGGCACGGCATCGGTATTGCCTTCCGGCTTTATACCTTCTGAAGACCAGGGCATGGTCTATATCAGCGTGACCACACCTCAGGGGGCGACGGTTGAGCGTACCGAAAAAGTGCTTGACGAAGTTACTGCTATTGCCCAGCGGTTAGAGGGTGTGGATAATGTGACGACACTGGCAGGATACAGTATCGTTACCGAGATTGCCGGGGCTTCCTACGGAATGGGTATGGTGAATTTGAAAGACTGGAGCGAGCGAAGTATATCGGTACCGGAGTTCATCGCCCTGCTCTCTGAAAAGACCAATGGGATATCCGATGCGCAAATCGAGGTGTTTGCGCCGCCAACGGTGCCCGGCTTTGGTAATACCAGTGGTTTTGAAATGCGCCTGCTCGACAAGTCGGGAGGCAGCATTGCTAATACGGATGAGGTGACTAAAAATTTTATACGGGAACTGAACGCCTCACCAGAGGTGCAAAAAAGCTTTACCAGCTTCGACGCCACATTCCCACAATATCTTATCCATATCGACTACGACATGGCCGCTAAAAAAGGGGTATCGGTAGAAAATGCAATGTCTACCCTGCAAACCATGCTGGGGTCTTTCTATGCCACAAACTTTATCCGTTTTTCGCAAATGTATAAGGTCATGGTACAGGCCAGCCCGCAGTTCAGGCGCGACCCCGAGAGCATTATGGATATGTACCTGAAAAATGACACCGGCGAAATGGTACCGTTCTCTACCTTTATCAGGCTGGAACGGGTGTATGGACCCGAAGTGCTCACGCGCTACAATATGTACATGAGCGCCATGATAAACGGGGAATCTGCCGAGGGTTACAGCTCGGGTGATGCTATTGCTGCCGTCGAGCGTATCGCTTCGGAAAAACTGCCCCGGGGATTTGAGGTGGAATGGAGCGGTATGACCCGTGAGGAGATTTTATCCGGTAATCAGACCATATACATTTTTGGTGTCTGCATACTCTTCGTTTACCTGTTGCTTGCTGCACAGTATGAGAGTTTACTGTTGCCATTCCCGGTGTTGCTTTGCTTGCCGGTAGGAATATTTGGCTCGTATCTGGCTTTGCTTGCCGTGGGGCTTGACAATAACATTTATGCACAGGTGGCCCTTGTAATGCTTATCGGCCTGCTCGCAAAGAATGCCATACTTATTGTAGAATTTGCCATCGCGCGAAACAAAGAGGGCTTTGCGGTTATTGAATCGGCTATTGAGGGTGCCCGCTTACGCTTCAGGCCCATACTGATGACCTCTTTTGCTTTTATTGCGGGCTTAATACCCCTTTGTATTGCATCGGGTGCCGGTGCGGTAGGTAACCGCTCCATCGGTACTGCTGCTGCCGGGGGGATGTTCATCGGTACGCTGTTCGGGCTTATTATCATCCCGGGGCTGTATATCGTGTTCGCCAAAATGCAAAACGCCATGAATAAATAA
- a CDS encoding RND transporter: MKKPSYIYTIKKYKKQAAALLAFGLLAACSAPKATQLQPAKELPEQFNRKNDSLKRNGEFKGVAAATYFKDRQLQNLLDKALLQNPDYLVMQERILIANSQLKVAKLALLPSLALVAEGSGTHYSKYTMEGVGNYDTNFSQNISDDQRIATDVTPNYFLGGRVSWEADLWGRLSNKKRAALHRYLASQQGIKLLQARLLTDIANLYYKLVALDRQDAIYRENLKTQQRALDIIAAQRSVGKATELAVQQFEAQNNNILAQERQIALSIDQTEKALLTLIGEYGGTIERSSGFMSGHLEVLNQKIAVDSVIHNRPDVREAYYRMEATHAGTKAARAAFFPKLILGGYGGLNSFSIPTFFDTGSLAWQLLGGLTAPVFNRGQIKQQFFAANKEQQIAFYNYQNAVTTSFNELSALLHRTEAFEEVLEYKNEEIDHLEIAVNVANDLYLSGYANYLEIISAQKNKLQAELDYVDIELENAKSQVQLYKALGGIIK; encoded by the coding sequence ATGAAGAAACCATCTTATATATATACCATTAAAAAATATAAAAAACAGGCTGCCGCGCTCTTAGCATTCGGGCTGCTGGCTGCCTGTTCGGCGCCTAAAGCTACGCAGCTACAGCCTGCAAAGGAATTACCGGAACAATTCAACAGGAAAAATGATTCCCTAAAGCGTAACGGTGAATTTAAAGGTGTTGCTGCAGCAACCTATTTCAAGGACCGGCAATTACAAAACCTGCTAGACAAGGCGCTACTACAGAACCCGGATTACCTTGTCATGCAGGAGCGCATCCTGATTGCCAATTCACAGCTGAAAGTGGCGAAACTGGCCCTGCTTCCCTCACTGGCCCTGGTAGCTGAAGGCTCAGGCACCCACTACAGTAAATATACCATGGAGGGCGTGGGTAACTATGATACCAACTTTTCACAGAACATTAGTGACGACCAGCGCATTGCTACCGATGTTACCCCTAATTATTTTTTAGGCGGCAGGGTATCCTGGGAAGCCGACCTTTGGGGGAGGCTTAGTAATAAAAAGCGGGCAGCACTGCACCGCTACCTCGCTTCGCAGCAAGGGATCAAGCTCCTGCAGGCCCGGCTGCTTACGGACATCGCCAACCTCTACTACAAGCTGGTAGCCCTGGACAGGCAGGATGCTATTTACAGGGAAAACCTGAAAACCCAGCAGCGTGCCCTGGATATCATCGCAGCACAGCGGTCGGTGGGTAAGGCAACAGAGCTTGCCGTACAGCAATTTGAAGCGCAGAACAACAACATATTGGCTCAGGAACGGCAGATCGCCCTGAGCATCGACCAGACCGAGAAAGCATTGCTGACCCTTATTGGCGAGTATGGCGGGACAATTGAACGCAGCAGCGGATTTATGTCCGGCCACCTTGAGGTGCTGAACCAAAAGATAGCCGTCGATTCTGTTATCCACAACCGGCCGGATGTACGTGAAGCCTATTACCGGATGGAGGCGACACATGCGGGTACTAAGGCAGCCCGGGCAGCGTTCTTCCCTAAGCTTATCCTCGGCGGGTATGGAGGGCTGAACTCTTTTTCGATCCCTACTTTTTTTGATACCGGGTCACTCGCATGGCAGCTCTTGGGAGGCCTTACGGCTCCGGTGTTTAACAGGGGGCAGATAAAGCAGCAATTCTTCGCAGCAAATAAAGAGCAGCAAATAGCTTTTTACAACTATCAAAATGCGGTAACCACTTCTTTTAATGAACTGAGTGCGCTACTGCACCGGACGGAAGCCTTTGAGGAAGTACTGGAGTACAAAAACGAGGAGATCGACCACCTGGAAATTGCAGTTAATGTGGCCAATGACCTTTACCTTAGCGGGTATGCCAATTACCTCGAGATCATCAGTGCCCAGAAAAACAAACTCCAGGCTGAGCTTGATTATGTGGATATCGAGCTGGAGAACGCAAAATCCCAGGTACAGCTTTATAAAGCGCTCGGAGGCATCATTAAGTAA
- a CDS encoding transporter — protein MLKKKLLQLESLLLWGRKRLTPKQFIFLSSVLVGITAAFAVILLKAFAHSVYSFATYINGILKLSFINSILPVIGILLTVLVVKKVLGGKIEKGTSQILYAVARKSSIVPKKQMYAQIITSSLTVGLGGSAGLESPIVVTGAAFGSNYAQQFRLSYKERTLLIGCGVAAGVAAAFNAPIAGVLFAIEVLLVDVTISAFTPIMIAAATGTLVSTIVLNEDVLLSFRQKEIFDYYNIPFYLFLGMFTGLISVYYSRNFLKTEHFFAGLKFGVYKRALIGSLMLGLMIFIFPTLFGEGYESIKTLADKNPGELLENTLFSGYSNNEWVLLVFVGSSMMLKAFASGVTLGSGGNGGNFAPSLFLGSYAGYFFSKFLNLTGLTDLPVSNFAMVGMAGILSGLFHAPLTAIFLIAEITGGYDLIIPLMIVASISFAISKRFDKHSLDVKGLVKKGNVFTSNKDTNILWTLNIDNIIHTDYVTLQPGDSIEKLRKMIKYSDQVIFAVVDGGVLLGTIYFNDVRELIFSDHNSHVGSLMSLPTEIVYQYDSMETVMHKFEQGAKAYLPVIKDGAYYGFISKTDALEAYRNKLRAMTFE, from the coding sequence ATTCTAAAAAAGAAATTATTACAACTGGAATCCCTGCTATTGTGGGGCAGGAAAAGGCTAACGCCAAAACAGTTCATTTTTTTATCCAGTGTCCTGGTGGGAATCACGGCTGCTTTTGCCGTGATACTTTTAAAAGCATTCGCCCATTCCGTGTACTCCTTTGCAACTTACATCAACGGGATATTAAAGCTGAGCTTTATAAACAGCATCCTCCCTGTAATAGGGATCCTGCTCACCGTGCTGGTTGTAAAAAAAGTGCTTGGTGGCAAAATTGAAAAGGGTACCTCACAGATCCTCTACGCTGTAGCGCGTAAGTCAAGCATTGTCCCTAAAAAGCAAATGTATGCCCAGATCATCACCAGTTCGCTTACGGTTGGCCTGGGAGGATCGGCGGGGCTGGAAAGCCCCATTGTGGTAACGGGCGCAGCATTCGGCTCGAATTATGCCCAGCAATTCCGGCTGAGTTATAAAGAGCGTACGTTATTGATCGGTTGCGGTGTGGCAGCCGGTGTAGCGGCAGCGTTTAACGCCCCCATTGCGGGTGTTCTCTTCGCCATAGAAGTGTTGCTGGTGGATGTAACGATTTCAGCATTCACACCAATTATGATTGCGGCGGCAACAGGTACATTGGTTTCCACAATTGTTTTAAACGAAGATGTGTTACTTTCCTTTAGGCAGAAAGAAATATTTGACTACTACAATATTCCATTTTATCTTTTTCTCGGGATGTTTACCGGGTTGATATCGGTATATTATTCAAGAAATTTTCTTAAGACAGAACACTTTTTTGCAGGGCTTAAATTTGGCGTATATAAAAGGGCACTCATTGGATCGCTGATGCTGGGTTTAATGATCTTTATATTCCCTACGCTTTTTGGAGAAGGATACGAGAGCATTAAGACACTTGCAGATAAAAATCCGGGTGAGTTGTTGGAGAACACACTGTTTTCGGGATATAGCAATAATGAATGGGTACTGCTGGTTTTTGTAGGTTCATCCATGATGCTTAAGGCTTTTGCTTCTGGGGTAACATTGGGAAGCGGCGGTAACGGAGGCAACTTTGCACCATCACTTTTCCTTGGTTCGTATGCCGGATATTTCTTTTCCAAATTTTTGAATCTTACCGGCCTTACGGACCTGCCGGTCAGCAATTTTGCTATGGTGGGCATGGCAGGAATCTTAAGCGGATTATTCCACGCACCGCTAACGGCTATTTTCCTTATTGCAGAAATTACAGGGGGTTACGACCTTATAATACCACTGATGATCGTAGCTTCCATAAGCTTTGCTATATCGAAACGTTTTGACAAGCACTCCCTTGACGTAAAAGGGCTGGTAAAGAAAGGGAATGTGTTTACAAGCAACAAAGACACCAATATTTTGTGGACCCTCAATATTGACAACATCATCCATACCGATTACGTGACACTACAACCAGGCGATAGTATAGAAAAGTTACGTAAAATGATCAAATATTCCGACCAGGTAATATTTGCTGTGGTTGATGGTGGCGTGTTACTGGGTACCATCTATTTCAATGATGTCCGGGAATTAATATTCAGTGACCACAACTCCCATGTCGGAAGTCTTATGAGCCTGCCCACTGAAATTGTATACCAGTACGACAGCATGGAGACAGTTATGCATAAATTTGAACAGGGTGCAAAGGCGTACCTTCCCGTTATAAAGGACGGTGCTTATTATGGATTTATATCGAAAACCGATGCCCTTGAAGCCTACAGAAACAAATTAAGGGCAATGACCTTTGAATAA
- a CDS encoding ABC transporter ATP-binding protein, with protein MKKFPFYRQLEAKDCGPTCLKIVAKYYGKTLNIQNLRNFSETNRLGSSLQNLAKAAENLGFRSLGIRLDLDKLKEIQLPCILHWNSNHYVVLYKIEQKKAGNKKIYFIADPAIGLQKYDEQGFIKNWGAGNSAATLEGIVLILETTPKFYMAAEQHNKELDFTFLLRYIKPYRKFIAQLIVGLMAASLLQLIAPFLTQSIVDVGVQNQNMHFVYLILIAQLFLFIGRTSLEFIRSWMLLNLSTRINISMISDFFIKLMNMPIGYFDVRITGDVLQKINDYNRVQRVLTNSSLTVFFSILNLLISGTVLLIFNYQIFLIYLFGSILFFLWIFLFLKRRKKLDNERFAEQKKEKDKIIELTNGMQDIKLHNAEQQKRWGWEYIQASLFKVSMKGLALEQTQNIGSNFINELKNIIITFFAAKLVIEGQLTFGMMVAISGLVGSLNAPILQLIGFIREIQDAKISLLRLSEIYTKKDESAADEGTIEAVPTNSSIRFKDISFRYPGSNFEVIKDLNLEIPHQKVTAIVGSSGSGKTTLMKLMMKFYAPTSGTIEVGNTSLNYISQKAWRHHIGAVLQEGFIFNDTIANNIALGIETFDVERLYYAANVANINNFVETLPGSYNTMLGTEGVGMSTGQKQRVFIARAVYKDPKILFFDEATSALDANNEKEIMEKLNIFFKQKTVVVIAHRLSTVMNADQIVVLEKGKVVEQGSHTDLITQKGYYYNLVKNQLQLAS; from the coding sequence ATGAAAAAATTCCCCTTCTATCGTCAGCTTGAAGCAAAAGATTGTGGCCCGACATGTTTAAAGATTGTTGCTAAATATTACGGGAAGACTTTAAATATTCAAAACTTAAGAAATTTTAGCGAAACCAATCGGCTTGGAAGCAGCTTGCAGAACCTCGCCAAGGCTGCCGAGAATTTAGGATTTAGGTCTTTGGGGATAAGACTGGATTTGGATAAGCTGAAAGAAATTCAATTACCCTGCATTTTACATTGGAACAGTAACCATTACGTGGTGCTGTATAAAATAGAACAGAAAAAAGCAGGTAACAAAAAGATTTATTTCATTGCTGACCCTGCAATCGGCCTGCAAAAGTATGACGAGCAGGGATTTATTAAGAATTGGGGTGCAGGAAATTCGGCTGCTACTCTGGAAGGGATAGTGCTCATCCTTGAAACTACCCCTAAATTCTATATGGCTGCCGAGCAGCATAACAAAGAGTTAGACTTTACCTTTTTATTAAGATACATAAAGCCGTATCGAAAGTTCATCGCCCAGCTTATAGTAGGGCTAATGGCTGCGAGCCTTTTGCAGCTAATAGCACCATTTCTGACGCAAAGTATTGTCGATGTTGGTGTGCAAAACCAAAATATGCACTTTGTATACTTAATATTGATTGCACAGTTGTTTCTTTTTATTGGCCGGACATCTTTAGAATTTATAAGAAGCTGGATGCTCCTTAATTTATCGACCAGGATCAACATCTCAATGATTTCTGACTTTTTTATTAAGTTAATGAACATGCCGATAGGGTATTTTGATGTACGGATCACGGGAGATGTACTACAGAAAATTAATGACTATAATAGAGTGCAACGCGTGCTGACAAATTCCTCTTTAACTGTCTTTTTCTCTATTCTTAATTTACTGATAAGCGGTACAGTGCTCTTGATATTCAATTATCAAATATTCCTGATCTATCTATTTGGAAGCATACTATTTTTTCTGTGGATATTTTTATTTCTTAAACGGAGGAAAAAATTGGATAATGAGCGTTTTGCTGAACAGAAAAAAGAAAAGGATAAGATTATTGAATTGACCAACGGTATGCAGGATATCAAGCTCCATAATGCTGAGCAACAAAAGCGCTGGGGATGGGAATACATACAGGCGTCCCTTTTCAAGGTGTCTATGAAAGGCCTTGCTTTGGAGCAGACACAGAATATAGGCTCTAATTTTATTAATGAGCTTAAAAATATTATCATCACATTTTTCGCGGCCAAATTAGTAATCGAAGGGCAACTGACCTTTGGTATGATGGTTGCGATCAGTGGACTAGTCGGTAGCCTGAACGCCCCGATACTTCAGCTAATCGGTTTCATACGAGAAATCCAGGATGCCAAAATATCACTTTTACGTCTCTCCGAAATTTACACTAAGAAAGACGAGTCCGCCGCCGATGAGGGAACTATCGAAGCAGTACCCACAAATTCCAGTATCCGATTTAAAGATATCTCTTTCCGTTATCCCGGTAGTAACTTTGAGGTAATAAAAGATCTGAATCTTGAGATACCTCACCAAAAGGTTACAGCTATCGTGGGAAGCAGCGGTAGTGGAAAAACAACATTAATGAAATTAATGATGAAGTTTTACGCACCAACATCAGGTACTATTGAAGTTGGTAACACTTCGTTGAACTATATATCTCAAAAGGCGTGGAGACATCATATAGGGGCTGTTTTACAGGAGGGTTTTATATTTAATGACACAATTGCAAATAATATAGCCTTGGGTATTGAAACGTTCGATGTAGAACGTTTGTATTACGCTGCAAACGTTGCAAATATCAATAATTTTGTTGAAACGTTGCCGGGATCATATAATACCATGCTGGGCACAGAAGGTGTAGGTATGAGTACAGGCCAAAAGCAACGTGTATTTATTGCCAGGGCGGTCTACAAAGATCCTAAAATTTTATTTTTTGATGAGGCGACATCTGCGCTTGATGCTAACAATGAAAAAGAAATCATGGAAAAACTGAATATCTTTTTTAAACAGAAAACGGTCGTAGTGATAGCACACAGGTTAAGTACGGTAATGAATGCCGACCAGATCGTAGTTCTTGAAAAAGGAAAGGTTGTAGAGCAGGGATCTCATACGGATCTGATTACACAGAAAGGTTATTATTACAATTTGGTTAAAAATCAACTACAACTCGCATCATAA
- a CDS encoding hemolysin D — protein sequence MNLKVENFNLRSEEVQDILTAMPRWYIKWGNLIITLILSMVLLFSFIIKYPEIITSDVVITTSNPPEKLIAKTSGKFQKIFINNNAFVTKGTVIAVLENSANYEDVFRLKQTLESIDFKKPSLQFASSDATYASLGELESSYSLFEKDYISYILYLNLKPHKVETGAQKIEYAELHDRLELLNQQKIISGNELDLKKKDLSRYQKLFDKGVISAQEWDLKNMEYLQLERNLKSITSSISQLRSSLNDLDRTIHTTYIKETSDNITLLKNSVQSFNQLLRALNEWELKYIFKSSINGQVSYLNFWNENQTVNTGDNVFNIVPDGKSQYIGKAKATAVKSGKIKVGQQVNIKLRNYPDQEYGVLKGKVANISNTPDKEGYILLDISLPDKLITSYDKTVQFHQEMVGTADIITEDLMLIERFFYKFKELFNRG from the coding sequence ATGAATTTAAAAGTTGAAAATTTTAATCTTCGCAGTGAGGAAGTACAGGATATTTTAACGGCAATGCCCCGTTGGTATATTAAGTGGGGAAATTTAATCATCACCTTAATTCTGTCGATGGTACTTTTATTTTCCTTTATTATAAAATATCCGGAAATTATAACCTCGGATGTAGTAATAACAACTAGCAATCCACCGGAAAAGCTTATTGCGAAAACTTCAGGAAAGTTCCAGAAAATTTTTATAAATAATAACGCTTTTGTAACCAAAGGTACCGTCATCGCGGTACTTGAAAATTCTGCGAATTACGAAGATGTATTCAGGCTAAAACAAACGCTTGAAAGCATTGATTTTAAAAAACCCAGCCTCCAATTCGCAAGCAGTGATGCAACGTATGCGAGCCTCGGAGAGCTGGAAAGTTCCTATTCATTATTCGAAAAAGACTATATCTCCTATATTCTATACCTTAACCTAAAGCCCCATAAAGTAGAGACCGGTGCTCAAAAAATTGAATATGCAGAGTTGCACGATAGGCTAGAACTATTAAATCAACAAAAGATCATTAGCGGTAACGAACTCGACCTAAAGAAGAAGGATTTATCAAGGTATCAGAAACTATTCGATAAGGGTGTGATATCTGCACAAGAGTGGGACCTTAAAAATATGGAGTATTTACAGTTGGAGCGAAATTTAAAAAGTATTACTTCATCAATTTCTCAATTGAGGTCTTCATTGAATGACCTTGACAGGACTATTCACACAACATATATAAAAGAAACATCAGATAATATCACACTATTAAAAAATTCCGTCCAGTCCTTTAACCAATTATTGAGGGCATTAAATGAGTGGGAATTAAAATATATTTTCAAATCCTCTATAAATGGCCAGGTTTCATACCTTAATTTTTGGAATGAAAATCAAACTGTAAATACGGGTGATAATGTATTTAATATTGTTCCAGATGGCAAGTCGCAATATATCGGAAAAGCCAAAGCGACGGCAGTTAAATCCGGAAAAATAAAGGTAGGCCAGCAGGTTAATATAAAGTTGCGTAATTATCCAGATCAGGAGTATGGCGTCCTTAAGGGAAAAGTCGCAAATATTTCTAACACTCCGGATAAGGAAGGTTACATACTTCTTGACATTTCGTTACCTGATAAATTAATAACATCTTATGACAAAACAGTTCAATTCCATCAGGAAATGGTAGGAACTGCTGACATAATTACCGAAGACCTAATGCTCATTGAGCGATTTTTTTACAAATTTAAAGAACTGTTCAACCGAGGTTAG